TCTGGTGCTGATGCCGCGGAAAACAATGGAAAACTCGGCCCGCGCGGAGACGGAAAGCCTCAGCGGTAGTCAGCATTGGGGCGTCTGCAGTTCAACGTTCAAGTGGCACAGTACGCCCTAGAAAAATGAATTGATTCGATTGTTTCCTCGGCTCCCCAAGTCTCCGCTTTTATCTGCCATAGCTGAGCTCGGAAAATCAGCGACAGAGAGCGCGCCCCGAAAATAAGCGATGATACAATCGCGTTTTTGACTTTGAAAAGTCAGCCCAAGTCATCCATTGTTCAATGGCCCAACTGCAGCAGCCAACAGCCGCCACTGATTTTTATGGTTTATGAGATGAAAATGCACTCGAAACCAAACTTCTGGGTCCAAcgaaatttatttgaaattttaataaattcaatCAACAGTAAAAGAAATCGGCGTACTTGGCACCCGATTGAAGCTTCCACGGGGAGAACCGTACCTCCGCCATTTGCTGGCTACTGGCGTCCTCGTCCTCTTTCGGGCGAGCTTTACCCATTAGCCATTCTACCATCTGCTTAAGGTCCTCCTCGCTCCCCTCCAGCTCGCCGCCAACCTTGCGTCCACAGTGCGTCTGGGTTATGTAGCCACGCACCTTCAGGTGCTCCGCCTTGAGGGTCACGAGTGGAAACAGGCCCCTGGGGCTGGCGCCCTCAGGCACC
This region of Drosophila bipectinata strain 14024-0381.07 chromosome 2L, DbipHiC1v2, whole genome shotgun sequence genomic DNA includes:
- the LOC108131184 gene encoding uncharacterized protein encodes the protein MSRELMPYPEPEKIFLVAYEMKVPEGASPRGLFPLVTLKAEHLKVRGYITQTHCGRKVGGELEGSEEDLKQMVEWLMGKARPKEDEDASSQQMAEVRFSPWKLQSGAKYADFFYC